ACCGATCGTGAGAAAAAGCTCTCCTGTGATATCGGAGTGTGTTAACGTATATTTTCGTCCGATGACAGGTTCCGCCGGGGTCACGCGATCTCTGTAATCGACAACCAGCTTTTCAGGATTTAGCTGTTTCATATACTCCACCTCGGAGCAGTATATGAGAGCCTTTTAGCGTTCGCGATTTCTCTCCTGCAAGACTTCCTTCAACACATTGGTCCCGTTGATCGCCGCAGGAAACCCCGCATAGACCGTCATCAACAACATGATCTCGATGATCTGCGCCGCTTCCAGGCCCACATTCAACCCCGCGTGGATATGAAACTTGAGTTGAGGCTGCGCATTGCCCAGTGCCGTCAACGCCGCGATCGTGGCGACTTGGCGGTATTTTTTATCGAGGTTGTCCCTGGCGTACACATCGGCATAGTTGCTCAGGATGAGCTTGACCAGGTGCGGGGAAAAGTCGGCATAGGCCTGTTCCAGCCGCGCCACCTGCTGATCGTCCAACAGCGAAAGCGCCTGGGCGCCCCGCGCATAGCGGTCTGCGTCCGAGCCCGCCGAATGGTCCGGGGTCGCGGCGTTACCGGGGCCTGCCGCATTCGTCGGGGCATCACCGACCGGATCGGCGATCCCTCGCGCGCTGCGTTCCTGGAGGACATCCCGCAAGGCGTTCATGGCATTGATGCAGGTGGGAAATCCGGAATAGGCCGACATCTGCAGGATGATCTCTTTCACTTCGTTGATGGTGCAGCCGACGTTCAAGGCGCCGTTAAGATGGACCTTCAATTGGGGCTGCGCGTTGCCCATCGCCGTCAACGCCGCGACGACTGCGATTTCCTTCGATTTCAGATCCAAGCCGTCTCGGCAATAGATGTCGCCGAAGGCGTACTCCACGATGTAGCGCACCAGATCGGGCGAGATCTCATTGAGGCTGTTCTTCACCGTTTCTCCGGCGTGTCCATCCACTTCGAGCAGTTTTTTATAACCTCGTTCCCAGCGGCTTTCCGCGTTCATTCAGCGTTTCCTCCATTTCGTTGTAGATCTCGATTTTGCCGGCCACGTACTCCCGGACTTCCAGCAGTTTGGCGATCTTGTCGTCCATCTATAGGATTGTAGTAAGAATTTTTCTCCTTCATCACGCTGAGGTAAACCTATGTGATCCTCGGTCGAGAATGAAATGAATTCCCCATTACTTCTCCTGCACGACGAATAAGAGATTGGTCACCGTGTGGCAAAAGAATAT
This genomic window from Heliomicrobium undosum contains:
- a CDS encoding carboxymuconolactone decarboxylase family protein, with the translated sequence MNAESRWERGYKKLLEVDGHAGETVKNSLNEISPDLVRYIVEYAFGDIYCRDGLDLKSKEIAVVAALTAMGNAQPQLKVHLNGALNVGCTINEVKEIILQMSAYSGFPTCINAMNALRDVLQERSARGIADPVGDAPTNAAGPGNAATPDHSAGSDADRYARGAQALSLLDDQQVARLEQAYADFSPHLVKLILSNYADVYARDNLDKKYRQVATIAALTALGNAQPQLKFHIHAGLNVGLEAAQIIEIMLLMTVYAGFPAAINGTNVLKEVLQERNRER